One genomic region from Streptomyces sp. NBC_01304 encodes:
- a CDS encoding GNAT family N-acetyltransferase yields the protein MTPELRTDRLVLSPYVASDESEFVALFQDRLSGRWFWEGPDPEPEAETRALFGRIFSSVYAENRWPIWAVRHEGRFIGHAEIKPSPLPRLDGHEIVYGLTADSWGQGFGTEVAEALTSYGYRELQLDEVHATVSAENSASLNVLKKLGYVHVRNIPEDDGTTTQLLTHRRASDTVRP from the coding sequence GTGACTCCTGAACTGCGCACGGATCGCCTCGTTCTCTCCCCGTACGTCGCCTCCGACGAGAGCGAGTTCGTGGCCCTCTTCCAGGACAGGCTCTCCGGACGGTGGTTCTGGGAGGGCCCTGACCCGGAACCGGAGGCGGAGACCAGGGCGCTGTTCGGCCGCATCTTCAGCAGTGTGTACGCGGAGAACCGCTGGCCGATCTGGGCCGTGCGGCACGAGGGCCGGTTCATCGGCCATGCCGAGATCAAGCCGTCGCCGCTGCCCCGCCTCGACGGCCACGAGATCGTCTACGGCCTGACCGCGGACAGCTGGGGGCAGGGGTTCGGCACCGAAGTCGCCGAGGCGCTCACGTCGTACGGCTATCGCGAGCTACAACTCGACGAGGTGCACGCGACGGTGAGCGCGGAGAACTCGGCCTCCCTGAACGTCCTGAAGAAGCTCGGCTACGTACACGTACGGAACATCCCGGAGGACGACGGGACGACCACCCAGCTGCTCACCCACCGCAGGGCGTCGGATACCGTCCGGCCATGA
- a CDS encoding aldo/keto reductase, translated as MSDEHLSSAFSIGGDLPASRLGYGTGQLVGHGYWGPRGDAADAVAVLRRAVERGVTLIDTADNYGPDIAEELVAEALHPYPADVVVTTKGGVVRTGPNVWHIDGHPDRLRAMCEASLRRLRLDTIDLYQLHRLDPAVPMADQLGTLDELRREGKIRHIGLNTLAPGDLEAALEITEIASVQNRYNLVDRADEKLLRLCEERGIAFLPWFPLAHGSLAEHPWCAEIARAHDATAGQIALAWLLQRSPVLCPSPGTGTLAHLDENLDAAAIRLTAAEVEDLDSLAS; from the coding sequence ATGAGCGACGAGCACTTGAGCAGCGCCTTCTCCATCGGTGGCGACCTTCCCGCAAGTCGCCTCGGATACGGCACCGGCCAGTTGGTGGGCCACGGCTACTGGGGCCCGCGCGGCGACGCGGCCGATGCGGTGGCCGTGCTGCGCAGGGCCGTCGAGCGGGGCGTCACGCTCATCGACACCGCCGACAACTACGGTCCGGACATCGCCGAGGAGCTGGTCGCCGAGGCGCTCCACCCTTATCCGGCCGACGTGGTGGTCACCACCAAGGGCGGTGTGGTGCGTACCGGCCCGAACGTGTGGCACATCGACGGCCACCCGGACCGGCTGCGCGCGATGTGCGAGGCGAGCCTGCGCAGGCTGCGGCTGGACACGATCGACCTCTATCAGCTGCACCGCCTCGACCCCGCGGTGCCGATGGCGGACCAGCTGGGCACGCTCGACGAGCTGCGGCGGGAGGGCAAGATCCGGCACATCGGCCTGAACACGCTGGCGCCGGGAGATCTCGAAGCGGCCCTGGAGATCACCGAGATCGCGTCGGTGCAGAACCGCTACAACCTCGTGGACCGCGCCGACGAGAAGCTTCTCAGGCTCTGCGAGGAGCGCGGGATCGCCTTCCTTCCGTGGTTCCCGCTGGCCCACGGCTCGCTGGCCGAACATCCCTGGTGTGCCGAGATCGCCCGCGCCCATGACGCGACGGCCGGCCAGATCGCCCTGGCCTGGCTCCTGCAGCGCTCCCCCGTGCTCTGCCCGAGCCCGGGCACGGGCACCCTCGCCCATCTGGACGAGAACCTGGACGCGGCGGCGATCCGGCTCACCGCGGCCGAGGTCGAGGACCTGGACTCGCTGGCCTCCTAG
- a CDS encoding nuclear transport factor 2 family protein, with translation MPEPSSAVEAAIEGELRLLAPEVRSSPELLGALLHPDFTEIGASGTLWDRAAIITTLTEQEKPGQRSVTVSRMHGDQLADDLVHLTFDTDNNGRLAHRSSLWRRTESGWLLWFHQGTPYAPEAGP, from the coding sequence GTGCCTGAGCCCTCGTCCGCGGTCGAGGCGGCCATCGAGGGCGAACTCCGCCTGCTCGCCCCGGAAGTGCGCAGTTCGCCGGAGCTCCTGGGCGCGCTCCTGCACCCCGACTTCACGGAGATCGGCGCCTCGGGGACGCTCTGGGACCGCGCGGCGATCATCACCACGCTGACCGAGCAGGAGAAGCCCGGGCAGCGGTCGGTCACCGTGTCCCGGATGCACGGCGACCAGCTCGCCGACGACCTGGTCCATCTCACCTTCGACACGGACAACAACGGCCGCCTGGCGCACCGCAGTTCACTGTGGCGGCGTACGGAGAGCGGCTGGCTTCTCTGGTTCCACCAGGGGACGCCGTACGCCCCCGAAGCCGGCCCCTAG
- a CDS encoding DUF1697 domain-containing protein: MKTTYAALLRGINVGGHKKVPMADLRTLLTGLGHGDVRTHLQSGNAVFTSTSDDEEALAAELGKAIHDHFGFTVDCLVRDGVYLSAIVDACPFPAASLEGKQLHVTYFSEQVGPERFASVDPAAYAPEDFKLGDRALYLYAPDGLGRSKLGEVLARPAPLKGIVATSRNWNTVTKLAELTRA; the protein is encoded by the coding sequence ATGAAGACGACGTATGCGGCACTGCTGCGCGGCATCAACGTGGGCGGCCACAAGAAGGTCCCGATGGCCGACCTCCGCACCCTGCTCACCGGCCTCGGCCACGGCGACGTACGCACCCATCTGCAAAGCGGCAACGCCGTCTTCACCAGCACGTCCGACGACGAGGAAGCGCTCGCCGCCGAACTCGGCAAGGCGATCCACGACCACTTCGGCTTCACGGTCGACTGCCTGGTCAGGGACGGTGTGTATCTGAGCGCGATCGTCGACGCCTGCCCCTTCCCCGCCGCGTCGCTGGAGGGCAAGCAGCTGCACGTCACGTACTTCTCCGAGCAGGTCGGGCCCGAGCGGTTCGCGTCCGTCGACCCGGCGGCGTACGCACCGGAGGACTTCAAGCTGGGCGACCGCGCGCTCTACCTCTACGCGCCCGACGGGCTCGGCCGCTCCAAGCTCGGGGAGGTCCTGGCCAGACCGGCCCCGCTCAAGGGCATCGTCGCCACGAGCCGGAACTGGAACACCGTCACCAAGCTCGCGGAGCTGACCCGTGCCTGA
- a CDS encoding S8 family peptidase encodes MANHKRARGIKLTAAIATAATAVGVTVLASPFAGAAAPAEGKVYGTNAEGAVAGSYIVMLDEKASKGDKTDLAKEYGGSLKRNYASAVNGFSAAGLSETEAKRLAADPAVDKVVQNKKFSIDATQDNPPSWGLDRIDQADTAGDKKYTYPDAAGEGVTAYVIDTGVRITHKDFEGRAAHGFDAVDNDDSADDGNGHGTHVAGTIAGASHGVAKKAKIVAVRVLDDQGSGTTEQVVAGIDWVTKNHQGPSVANMSLGGGADEALDEAVRKAIASGVTFAVAAGNESSDASQGSPARVKEAITVASSTVEDQQSDFSNFGPIVDIYAPGSDITSSWNDSDEGTKTISGTSMATPHVVGAAAVYLAGHKDATPEQVATALTEGATPDKISNPSEGTPNKLLKVVE; translated from the coding sequence ATGGCTAATCACAAGCGCGCTCGCGGAATCAAGCTGACCGCAGCCATAGCCACCGCCGCCACCGCAGTCGGTGTGACCGTCCTCGCCAGCCCCTTCGCGGGCGCCGCCGCTCCGGCCGAGGGCAAGGTCTACGGCACCAACGCCGAGGGCGCCGTCGCCGGCAGCTACATCGTCATGCTCGACGAGAAGGCGTCCAAGGGCGACAAGACGGACCTCGCCAAGGAGTACGGCGGCAGCCTCAAGCGCAACTACGCCTCGGCCGTCAACGGCTTCTCCGCCGCCGGTCTTTCGGAGACCGAGGCCAAGCGCCTCGCCGCCGACCCGGCCGTCGACAAGGTCGTCCAGAACAAGAAGTTCAGCATCGACGCCACCCAGGACAACCCGCCGTCGTGGGGCCTGGACCGCATCGACCAGGCCGACACGGCCGGCGACAAGAAGTACACGTACCCCGACGCCGCGGGCGAGGGCGTCACCGCGTACGTCATCGACACCGGTGTGCGCATCACGCACAAGGACTTCGAGGGCCGCGCCGCGCACGGCTTCGACGCGGTCGACAACGACGACAGCGCCGACGACGGCAACGGCCACGGCACCCACGTCGCGGGCACCATTGCCGGCGCCTCGCACGGTGTCGCCAAGAAGGCCAAGATCGTCGCGGTGCGCGTCCTCGACGACCAGGGCTCCGGCACCACCGAGCAGGTCGTCGCGGGCATCGACTGGGTCACCAAGAACCACCAGGGCCCCTCCGTCGCCAACATGAGCCTGGGCGGCGGCGCCGACGAGGCCCTCGACGAGGCCGTACGCAAGGCCATCGCGTCCGGCGTCACCTTCGCGGTCGCGGCCGGCAACGAGTCGTCGGACGCGAGCCAGGGCTCCCCGGCCCGCGTCAAGGAGGCCATCACGGTCGCCTCGTCGACGGTCGAGGACCAGCAGTCGGACTTCTCCAACTTCGGCCCCATCGTGGACATCTACGCTCCGGGCTCGGACATCACCTCGTCCTGGAACGACAGCGACGAGGGCACCAAGACCATCTCCGGTACGTCGATGGCGACCCCGCACGTCGTGGGTGCCGCCGCCGTCTACCTGGCCGGGCACAAGGACGCCACGCCCGAGCAGGTCGCCACCGCCCTGACCGAGGGCGCCACGCCGGACAAGATCTCCAACCCGAGCGAGGGCACCCCGAACAAGCTGCTCAAGGTCGTCGAGTAA
- a CDS encoding CDP-alcohol phosphatidyltransferase family protein, translating to MRRDIPPLDEVRRITQKKRDAWWTVLLVDPVATPLVRLTAMRTRITPNQITWGAFLLGLASSAFFVLGDWQWLIAGAVVYHLSFILDCMDGKVARLTGTGSVFGAWLDFVFDRIRVMVCAVALMAGQYNRTGDTLYIWLALAVVGLDTLRYINSLEIFKIRISMRKQIKARMREARRAENEAELAFMEDLLRDNPEADIEQDLQAARGSVAQAGAGAGVEVEGEPEKPKAQVIDLHQEFRRRFSWYLRCRSFLLSKRIRTHLISGIEFQMGVFIIGPLFDVVMAATIVSGALLLVFELAIIYKLLLSTRDFTRTIDSFEKQKEQLAAVA from the coding sequence ATGCGCCGAGACATACCGCCCCTCGACGAGGTGCGCCGCATCACCCAGAAGAAGCGGGATGCCTGGTGGACCGTGCTGCTGGTCGACCCGGTCGCCACGCCGCTGGTGCGCCTGACCGCGATGCGGACGCGGATCACCCCGAACCAGATCACCTGGGGCGCGTTCCTGCTCGGCCTTGCCTCGTCGGCCTTCTTCGTCCTGGGGGACTGGCAGTGGCTGATCGCCGGCGCCGTGGTCTACCACCTGAGCTTCATCCTCGACTGCATGGACGGCAAGGTCGCCCGGCTCACCGGCACGGGCTCCGTGTTCGGCGCCTGGCTCGACTTCGTCTTCGACCGGATCCGGGTGATGGTCTGCGCGGTCGCGCTGATGGCCGGGCAGTACAACCGCACCGGCGACACGCTCTACATCTGGCTGGCGCTCGCGGTCGTCGGCCTCGACACCCTGCGCTACATCAACTCGCTCGAGATCTTCAAGATCCGCATCTCCATGCGCAAGCAGATCAAGGCGAGGATGCGCGAGGCGCGGCGCGCGGAGAACGAGGCGGAGCTCGCCTTCATGGAGGACCTGCTCCGGGACAACCCCGAGGCGGACATCGAGCAGGACCTGCAGGCGGCGCGTGGTTCCGTGGCGCAGGCCGGTGCCGGCGCCGGTGTTGAGGTCGAGGGCGAGCCGGAGAAGCCCAAGGCTCAAGTCATCGATCTCCACCAGGAGTTCCGCCGTCGCTTCTCCTGGTACCTGCGCTGCCGCTCCTTCCTGCTGAGCAAGCGGATCCGTACGCACCTGATCAGTGGCATCGAGTTCCAGATGGGCGTGTTCATCATCGGCCCGCTCTTCGACGTGGTGATGGCCGCGACGATCGTGTCCGGTGCGCTGCTCCTGGTCTTCGAACTGGCCATCATCTACAAACTGTTGCTCTCCACGCGCGACTTCACGCGCACGATCGACAGCTTCGAGAAGCAGAAGGAACAACTCGCGGCAGTGGCCTGA
- a CDS encoding MMPL family transporter — translation MGNGHRNGHQRVRGIAARAGGWSARHRWAAVGIWVLFVVLAMGVGGAVGQADVENSDQLKGETQQAAQIIDDAGLEEPAGETVLIQAKDGRLKATAPEFRSAVAAVMKAVDATGKVKAVTSPYDTRSVSKDGHSALVQFDMRGDADKAGDQVQPVLDAVEGVGKKHSAVRIEEIGGASMQKQYDDAFGDDFQKAEYSALPVAIGILLIAFGAVVAALVPVALAVTAIIATMGLMAIVSHVQPMSETASSVMLLVGLAVGVDYCLFYLRREREERAAGRDGRTAIQIAAATSGRAIIVSGVTVCVAMAGMLFTGLAEFEAMGLASLMVVAVAMVGSVTVLPALLSLLGERVEKGRIPFLHPEKRLARKARKAAAEGRPVAAGTAATGESRFWKRVLRIVLAKPGLSLVVAAGALLAVAAPALGMKTQNLTLDQEFGDSLPMVATYNRLNDAFPGGSDPAQVVVKADDINAPKVKDALTDFRAQAVSSGASRGPVDIKLREAQNVALISVPLVGGSDQTKAEKSLDLIRDKVRPATLGAVDGVEAPVTGQVAGSKDFNDQLVGAVAPVFAFVVVFAFLLMLVSFRSLTIAITSIVLNLLSVGAAYGILVAVFQHGWGASLVGAEGVGAIVTWLPLFLFVILFGLSMDYHVFVVSRIREARLRGRTTKDAIEHGVVTTAGVVTSAAVIMVAVFAIFGTLSMQSMKQMGVGLAAAVLIDATIIRGVLLPAVMALLGERNWYLPKWLNRLPDLTHDESAVPAEPAGPLVEGERIRV, via the coding sequence ATGGGGAACGGACATCGGAACGGACATCAACGGGTGCGGGGCATAGCCGCCCGCGCCGGTGGCTGGAGCGCACGCCACCGCTGGGCGGCCGTCGGGATCTGGGTGCTCTTCGTCGTCCTGGCCATGGGCGTCGGGGGTGCGGTCGGCCAGGCCGACGTCGAGAACAGCGATCAGCTCAAGGGCGAGACCCAGCAGGCCGCGCAGATCATCGACGACGCGGGGCTCGAGGAGCCCGCGGGCGAGACCGTACTGATCCAGGCCAAGGACGGCAGGCTGAAGGCCACGGCACCCGAGTTCCGCAGCGCCGTCGCCGCCGTCATGAAGGCGGTCGACGCGACCGGCAAGGTCAAGGCCGTGACCTCGCCGTACGACACCCGTTCCGTGTCGAAGGACGGGCACAGCGCGCTGGTCCAGTTCGACATGCGCGGCGACGCGGACAAGGCCGGCGACCAGGTCCAGCCGGTGCTCGATGCCGTCGAGGGGGTGGGCAAGAAGCACAGTGCGGTGCGGATCGAGGAGATCGGCGGCGCCAGCATGCAGAAGCAGTACGACGACGCCTTCGGCGACGACTTCCAGAAGGCCGAGTACTCCGCGCTCCCCGTGGCCATCGGCATTCTGCTGATCGCGTTCGGCGCGGTGGTGGCGGCTCTGGTGCCGGTCGCGCTCGCCGTCACCGCGATCATCGCGACGATGGGCCTGATGGCGATCGTCAGCCATGTGCAGCCGATGAGCGAGACCGCGAGCTCGGTGATGCTCCTGGTGGGTCTTGCCGTCGGGGTGGACTACTGCCTGTTCTATCTGCGGCGTGAGCGCGAGGAGCGGGCCGCCGGGCGGGACGGGCGGACCGCGATCCAGATCGCCGCGGCGACCAGTGGGCGGGCCATCATCGTCTCCGGGGTCACCGTGTGTGTGGCGATGGCGGGGATGCTGTTCACGGGCCTGGCCGAGTTCGAGGCGATGGGCCTCGCCTCCCTGATGGTCGTGGCGGTCGCCATGGTCGGCTCGGTGACCGTGCTTCCGGCGCTGCTCTCCCTGCTCGGCGAGCGGGTGGAGAAGGGACGGATTCCGTTCCTGCACCCGGAGAAGCGGCTGGCGCGCAAGGCCAGGAAAGCTGCCGCGGAAGGCCGTCCGGTGGCAGCCGGTACGGCGGCCACCGGCGAGAGCCGGTTCTGGAAGCGCGTCCTGCGGATCGTCCTCGCCAAGCCCGGGCTCAGCCTGGTGGTCGCGGCGGGCGCGCTGCTCGCCGTCGCGGCGCCCGCGCTCGGCATGAAGACCCAGAACCTCACCCTGGACCAGGAGTTCGGCGACTCGCTGCCCATGGTGGCGACGTACAACCGTCTCAACGACGCCTTCCCCGGCGGCTCCGACCCGGCGCAGGTCGTCGTCAAGGCCGACGACATCAACGCGCCCAAGGTGAAGGACGCCCTGACCGACTTCCGTGCTCAGGCGGTGAGTTCGGGTGCCTCGCGCGGCCCGGTCGACATCAAGCTGCGCGAGGCGCAGAACGTCGCCCTGATCTCGGTGCCGCTGGTCGGCGGCTCCGATCAGACGAAGGCAGAGAAGAGCCTGGACCTGATCCGGGACAAGGTGCGGCCCGCGACGCTCGGCGCGGTGGACGGGGTCGAGGCGCCGGTCACCGGGCAGGTCGCCGGGTCGAAGGACTTCAACGACCAGCTGGTCGGCGCGGTCGCCCCGGTCTTCGCCTTCGTGGTGGTGTTCGCGTTCCTGCTGATGCTGGTCTCGTTCCGCTCACTGACGATCGCGATCACCTCGATCGTGCTCAACCTCCTTTCGGTGGGCGCGGCTTACGGGATCCTCGTCGCCGTCTTCCAGCACGGCTGGGGCGCCTCGCTGGTCGGTGCGGAGGGGGTCGGCGCCATCGTGACCTGGCTGCCGCTGTTCCTGTTCGTGATCCTCTTCGGGCTCTCGATGGACTACCACGTGTTCGTGGTCTCCCGGATCCGTGAGGCGCGACTTCGGGGACGTACCACCAAGGACGCCATCGAGCACGGGGTGGTGACCACGGCCGGCGTGGTGACCAGCGCGGCCGTCATCATGGTCGCCGTCTTCGCGATCTTCGGCACACTGTCCATGCAGTCCATGAAGCAGATGGGCGTGGGCCTCGCGGCGGCGGTGCTGATCGACGCGACGATCATCAGGGGGGTGCTGCTGCCCGCCGTGATGGCGCTGCTCGGGGAGCGGAACTGGTATCTGCCGAAGTGGCTGAACCGGCTGCCGGACCTCACCCACGACGAGTCGGCGGTGCCTGCCGAGCCCGCCGGGCCACTGGTCGAGGGCGAGCGGATCAGGGTCTGA
- a CDS encoding ABC transporter substrate-binding protein, with product MRASRTLKRLGVGAAAFALLLTTAACSDDSGDKDGKITLQFQSLAWQQESVEVNKELVKEWNAAHPDVQVKYVQGSWDSVHDQLLTSFEGGEAPDIIHDASDDLADFAYGGYLADLRDLLPARLKSDIPDRSWQTTTFDKGVYGVPFLQEPRVIIANAKWLKESGVRIPTPENPWSWEEFRQVTKGLSGDGKYGVAWPLKEPVSATLNLSLSAGGQIFHRGADGKVEVRFDEGDEVVPGTIHDQVNTDKSASGTTLGMGGSDTLPGFFGGKYAMVPLGFSYRQQIVQQAPKGFDWQVLPAPAGAEGLTQGVSPQTLSVSEDSAHKKEAVEFIDFLLQPENMVRLAKGDWMLPTGTEALKAPALHAKKDDWATGTALAGHLTSAPAQSVRGYPEWKDKVATPALQEYYSGAIDQAELKKRLVKDGNLVLARYQR from the coding sequence ATGCGCGCTTCAAGGACCTTGAAGCGGCTCGGCGTGGGGGCCGCCGCGTTCGCGCTCCTGCTGACCACCGCCGCGTGCTCCGACGACTCCGGGGACAAAGACGGGAAGATCACCCTCCAGTTCCAGTCCCTCGCCTGGCAGCAGGAGTCCGTCGAGGTCAACAAGGAGCTGGTGAAGGAGTGGAACGCCGCCCATCCCGACGTCCAGGTCAAGTACGTCCAGGGCAGCTGGGACAGCGTCCATGACCAGCTGCTCACCTCCTTCGAGGGCGGCGAGGCGCCGGACATCATCCACGACGCCTCGGACGACCTCGCCGACTTCGCGTACGGCGGCTATCTCGCGGATCTGCGCGACCTGCTGCCCGCACGGCTGAAGTCCGACATCCCGGACCGCAGTTGGCAGACGACGACCTTCGACAAGGGCGTCTACGGTGTGCCCTTCCTGCAGGAGCCGCGCGTCATCATCGCCAACGCCAAGTGGCTGAAGGAGTCCGGCGTACGCATCCCGACCCCGGAAAACCCGTGGAGCTGGGAGGAGTTCCGGCAGGTCACCAAGGGGCTGAGCGGCGACGGCAAGTACGGCGTCGCCTGGCCCCTCAAGGAACCGGTCTCGGCGACCCTCAACCTGTCCCTGTCGGCCGGCGGGCAGATCTTCCACCGCGGCGCGGACGGCAAGGTCGAGGTCCGCTTCGACGAGGGCGACGAGGTGGTGCCCGGCACCATCCACGACCAGGTCAACACCGACAAGAGCGCGTCCGGTACGACGCTGGGCATGGGCGGCTCCGACACGCTGCCCGGCTTCTTCGGCGGCAAGTACGCGATGGTCCCGCTCGGCTTCTCCTACCGCCAGCAGATCGTGCAGCAGGCCCCCAAGGGCTTCGACTGGCAGGTGCTGCCCGCCCCCGCCGGCGCCGAGGGCCTCACCCAGGGCGTGAGCCCGCAGACGCTGTCGGTCTCCGAGGACAGCGCGCACAAGAAGGAAGCGGTGGAGTTCATCGACTTCCTGCTGCAACCGGAGAACATGGTGCGCCTGGCCAAGGGCGACTGGATGCTCCCCACCGGCACCGAGGCCCTGAAGGCCCCCGCCCTGCACGCGAAGAAGGACGACTGGGCGACCGGCACGGCCCTCGCCGGGCATCTGACCTCGGCGCCCGCGCAGTCGGTGCGCGGCTACCCGGAGTGGAAGGACAAGGTGGCGACGCCCGCGCTGCAGGAGTACTACAGCGGGGCGATCGACCAGGCGGAACTGAAGAAACGGCTGGTCAAGGACGGGAATCTGGTCCTGGCCCGCTATCAGAGGTGA
- a CDS encoding carbohydrate ABC transporter permease: MRTKKTTRAAQYVALAAYLVFLAFPFLWLISTAFKPAQELGSLHPTWIPKDPTLENFRQAFDEQPLLRAGLNSLVAALSAALIAVVIATPMAYVMARHRNKLAKAATGWVVISQAFPFVLIIIPLFLILKNLHLINAIPGLVMVYVVWSLPFALWMLVGYVRAVPTELEEAAAVDGASKLRTFVSVIAPLLAPGIVATAMFAFITAWNEFFFALVLLKTPEKQTLPVILNRFIGTEGVADLGPLAAAAFLATIPSLVIFSIIQKRITGGMMAGAVKN, translated from the coding sequence ATGCGTACGAAGAAGACCACGCGCGCGGCGCAGTACGTGGCCCTGGCCGCCTATCTCGTCTTTCTCGCCTTCCCGTTCCTGTGGCTGATCTCGACCGCCTTCAAGCCCGCGCAGGAGCTCGGCAGTCTGCATCCGACGTGGATCCCGAAGGACCCGACGCTGGAGAACTTCCGGCAGGCCTTCGACGAGCAGCCGCTGCTCAGGGCGGGCCTCAACTCCCTTGTCGCGGCGCTCAGTGCGGCCCTGATCGCGGTCGTCATCGCGACCCCGATGGCGTACGTCATGGCCCGTCACCGCAACAAGCTCGCCAAGGCGGCGACCGGCTGGGTCGTGATCAGCCAGGCGTTCCCGTTCGTCCTCATCATCATTCCGCTCTTCCTGATCCTGAAGAACCTCCACCTGATCAACGCGATCCCCGGCCTCGTCATGGTGTACGTGGTGTGGTCGCTGCCGTTCGCGCTGTGGATGCTCGTCGGGTACGTACGGGCCGTGCCCACCGAGTTGGAGGAGGCCGCGGCCGTCGACGGCGCCAGCAAGCTGCGTACGTTCGTCTCGGTCATCGCGCCGCTGCTCGCGCCCGGCATCGTCGCCACGGCGATGTTCGCCTTCATCACCGCATGGAACGAGTTCTTCTTCGCGCTCGTCCTGCTCAAGACCCCGGAGAAGCAGACCTTGCCGGTCATCCTCAACCGCTTCATCGGCACGGAGGGCGTCGCCGACCTCGGGCCGCTCGCCGCGGCGGCGTTCCTCGCGACCATCCCGTCACTGGTGATCTTCTCGATCATCCAGAAGCGGATCACCGGCGGCATGATGGCAGGGGCGGTGAAGAACTGA
- a CDS encoding carbohydrate ABC transporter permease has product MTLATATKRSAKSPAGRRTTDHGAWFLVLPALIPILVLSVGPLLYGIALAFTDSQAGRTEPTQWIGLLNFQDLLHDTLFWDSFRIGLLWAVGVTVPQFFLALGLALLLNEQLRFRWLARALAIIPWAMPEVVVGIMWRLVYHPDAGVLNETLSNLGLGSGKDWLTGTATALMAVIVVGIWAGMPQTTVALLAGLQNTPKELHEAAAMDGAGAWRRFRTVTWPAIKPVALAITALNFIWNFNSFALVYVLTQGGPGGRTRLPMLFAYEEAFRYGQFGYAAAMGCVMVAVISVILAFYLVGRLKGGDEA; this is encoded by the coding sequence GTGACATTGGCGACCGCAACGAAGCGGTCAGCGAAGAGCCCCGCCGGGCGCAGAACCACGGACCACGGTGCCTGGTTCCTGGTCCTTCCCGCGCTGATCCCGATCCTGGTCCTGAGCGTCGGCCCGCTGCTCTACGGCATCGCGCTCGCGTTCACCGACTCCCAGGCGGGCCGCACCGAGCCCACCCAGTGGATCGGCCTCCTGAACTTCCAGGACCTGCTGCACGACACGCTGTTCTGGGACTCGTTCCGGATCGGCCTGCTGTGGGCGGTCGGCGTGACCGTCCCGCAGTTCTTCCTCGCGCTCGGCCTCGCCCTGCTGCTCAACGAGCAACTGCGGTTCCGCTGGCTGGCCCGGGCGCTCGCGATCATCCCGTGGGCGATGCCCGAGGTCGTCGTCGGCATCATGTGGCGGCTCGTCTACCACCCGGACGCCGGCGTGCTCAACGAGACGCTCTCCAACCTCGGCCTCGGCAGCGGCAAGGACTGGCTGACCGGCACGGCCACCGCACTGATGGCCGTGATCGTCGTGGGCATCTGGGCCGGCATGCCGCAGACCACGGTCGCGCTGCTCGCCGGACTGCAGAACACCCCGAAGGAACTCCACGAGGCGGCCGCCATGGACGGCGCCGGTGCCTGGCGGCGGTTCCGCACGGTCACCTGGCCCGCGATCAAGCCGGTCGCCCTCGCCATCACGGCGCTCAATTTCATCTGGAACTTCAACTCCTTCGCCCTCGTGTACGTGCTCACGCAGGGCGGGCCCGGCGGCCGCACCCGGCTGCCGATGCTCTTCGCCTACGAAGAGGCCTTCCGCTACGGCCAGTTCGGCTACGCGGCGGCGATGGGCTGCGTGATGGTCGCGGTGATCTCCGTGATCCTCGCCTTCTACCTGGTGGGCCGTCTGAAGGGAGGCGATGAGGCGTAA